The Drechmeria coniospora strain ARSEF 6962 chromosome 02, whole genome shotgun sequence genome has a segment encoding these proteins:
- a CDS encoding nuclear pore complex subunit, with translation MAFGFGNSGNVMAGGAAGGVNSGPDLETIQTEALGFLSVAGDAKVRLTSPWTSLPAPTSSLLSVASRRGLVAAAGPDQVVVAQTEAVRKAFESSRDGSSDIRPFQPHLTLPMPMRVAHIAFTADENYLILSAESGGGLAVYEVQSLLQGSSNPVFELPTNGESLRSLIPNPTPEKAELCAIVTGGGNLHMADLKERRLSHVLKGQVSCISWSTKGKQLCAGLADGSIHQMTPEGTAKGEIPKPLGLGNCHGMYSDWHLFHSTPLLRHVRPVSSLTWLENNLFLSIHSTSGESPPNSVYHIITREPPSTFTFRKLADPIEPFGSEKVAHHSILRLKDFPPDLQDLLIVSSTASTEVGLLSRSSAPLANDKPANTITGVFTTTELLDDTKRPTLPMTDAMDDSTPIGVALDLSSKERVYKPIPSDEELEESPGPLPGLWILTHEGVLCSWWVVYTDSIRKGTAYSGFSALEGSTAIATPAKPAPTVSAFTPASAAATPAFGAAAQIGQKSSPWAASSAAPTSNTGGATFGSSAFGTPSASGAAFGKPSALGFGQSSQVGMRTSPWASAGASGPPAFGQSGFSNFAKAGNPFAATPDAASSGGGFAGFAKQTGAGGFASVASNSGGARLFDSGSKATVNPFASTSTSKDTVFSAKEEKSSGSVFGATPFKLESSFKPDTQQNEVNEQPTGSSMFGNAFGSALGDVGRSTTPPAKDEDMDAAESTERTPQAEPTSVFLARSNQESTTPTTTPAPTRFGPSPSLTQESSSFGQPSKSNGAAGIFGSSTLETPKSGGFSGFFSQPKDSPQAESTAEQATPNIKLEEEASKPSKPEVASLTSGISTTPKPLATTRDADIPKVIDDAPLPPDFTKLSKPAVPDAPLPPDFGAGLSESEPEADDAPLPPDFIIPKAPSRGRSDIPVIPEGAESDSDLGEDNASEGSGVDVAQDLSPSTDGPSPTPGFSVQSSFDDRGGKSTTDGSKPLFGRISRNAPVFPLPSATSPRSPSPLRGAVSQRVIRSDATRSVSAPGMASQILGSKKPLSQLGASIVSKEKLAHAEDQFLIQHRKLKERQEAEEAQPLVDEEDDEVQKVLASEVEGTLDLDEFIAHSNVAPPAKDSIPSQVEAVYRDINSMIDTLGLNSRAVKAFTKGHLENIKKEGRTKDDLEDPDDWVMCEGSELGEVLDNDLHNDLEDGRVQDLDDKQDACQDVARDMQRLRAKQEDLKRVIMTRLDPGQADVARSLPLSAEQAAQQNELRREFTNFARLLAQAEEALTLLKTRLASCTGTTGRANANAPTVEAVMRTISKMTSMAEKRSGDIDVLETQVRTMRLGSISREGSPMVTPQPRRSIMMSPESTPSRTLRQSLSGSVMSLGPGGGRTSTPRKKASGFSKEEKDELMGKKARRQAILAKFKSSVEKKGVSVWNMEDIE, from the exons ATGGCTTTTGGATTTGGAAACTCGGGAAATGTCATGGCCGGCGGTGCAGCTGGAGGGGTCAACTCTGGGCCCGACTTGGAGACGATCCAGACAGAG GCCCTCGGCTTCCTCTCCGTTGCCGGTGATGCCAAGGTTCGCCTGACCTCCCCATGGACCTCCCTGCCAGCCCCGACTTCGTCGCTCCTCAGCGTTGCGTCTCGAAGGGGTCttgttgctgccgccgggcCCGACCAGGTAGTGGTCGCGCAGACAGAAGCTGTTCGAAAAGCATTCGAGTCTTCCAGAGATGGCAGCTCTGATATCCGACCCTTCCAGCCGCATCTCACCTTGCCTATGCCCATGCGTGTGGCTCATATCGCTTTCACTGCTGATGAGAATTACCTAATTCTCTCTGCCGAGTCCGGGGGGGGTCTTGCGGTATACGAAGTGCAGAGCCTACTTCAGGGGTCCTCGAACCCAGTCTTTGAACTTCCCACCAACGGCGAGTCCCTCCGATCACTTATCCCGAATCCGACTCCCGAGAAAGCGGAGCTGTGTGCTATCGTGACGGGTGGTGGAAATCTTCACATGGCCGATCTCAAGGAGAGGAGGTTGAGCCACGTCCTCAAAGGCCAAGTCAGCTGCATCAGTTGGAGCACCAAGGGCAAGCAGCTCtgtgccggcctcgccgacggctccaTCCACCAGATGACGCCCGAAGGAACGGCTAAAGGTGAAATCCCGAAGCCACTTGGGTTGGGTAATTGTCATGGTATGTACAGCGACTGGCATCTGTTCCACTCCACTCCGTTGCTGAGACACGTCCGTCCAGTTTCCTCTCTCACCTGGCTGGAGAACAACCTCTTCCTCTCCATTCACTCCACCTCGGGCGAATCGCCACCGAACTCCGTCTACCATATCATCACAAGGGAGCCGCCCTCAACGTTTACTTTCAGAAAGCTTGCCGATCCCATCGAGCCCTTTGGCTCGGAAAAAGTCGCTCATCATTCCATTTTGAGACTGAAGGATTTCCCCCCAGATCTTCAGGATCTGCTCATCgtatcgtcgacggcatccaccGAGGTTGGCCTCTTGAGCAGATCGAGCGCACCGCTCGCCAATGACAAGCCGGCAAACACCATCACTGGTGTCTTCACCACCACCGAGCTGCTTGATGACACGAAGCGGCCAACGCTTCCTATGACGGATGCCATGGATGATTCGACCCCTATCGGCGTTGCGCTGGACTTGTCGAGCAAAGAACGAGTGTACAAGCCCATTCCTTCCGACGAGGAACTGGAAGAGTCTCCGGGACCGCTACCGGGCTTGTGGATTCTCACGCACGAAGGCGTGCTTTGCTCCTGGTGGGTGGTGTATACGGATTCTATCAGGAAAGGAACCGCATACTCCGGGTTTTCCGCTCTCGAAGGCTCTACCGCAATTGCTACTCCGGCAAAGCCAGCCCCTACAGTCTCGGCGTTTACCCCTGcttctgccgccgccacgcctgcctttggcgccgccgctcaGATAGGGCAAAAATCATCTCCGTGGGCTGCTTCATCCGCAGCGCCAACGTCAAACACGGGTGGAGCAACGTTTGGATCCAGCGCATTTGGCACACCGTCTGCCTCGGGCGCGGCTTTTGGCAAACCAAGCGCTCTAGGATTTGGTCAGTCCTCACAAGTCGGCATGCGCACTTCGCCCTGGGCCTCGGCCGGGGCCTCCGGGCCTCCAGCTTTCGGTCAGTCTGGCTTCTCCAACTTTGCCAAAGCTGGAAATCCTTTTGCGGCAACACCAGATGCTGCATCATCTGGTGGCGGATTCGCTGGGTTTGCCAAACAAACTGGCGCGGGCGGCTTTGCTTCCGTCGCGAGCAACAGTGGAGGTGCACGCTTGTTCGACAGCGGAAGCAAGGCTACCGTCAACCCATTTGCATCCACCTCCACCAGCAAGGATACCGTATTCTCCGCCAAGGAGGAAAAGTCTTCAGGTTCGGTATTCGGTGCAACTCCCTTCAAGTTAGAGTCCTCCTTCAAGCCGGATACGCAACAGAATGAAGTGAACGAGCAGCCTACTGGATCTTCAATGTTCGGGAATGCTTTCGGATCAGCGCTCGGCGATGTCGGCCGATCGACGACACCTCCGGCTAAAGACGAAGATATGGATGCTGCCGAGTCGACAGAACGCACACCACAAGCCGAACCAACATCCGTCTTTTTGGCCCGTTCGAACCAGGAATCCACTACGCCCACAACTACGCCTGCTCCAACAAGATTTGGCCCTTCGCCCTCACTCACCCAGGAGTCATCCTCGTTTGGCCAGCCTAGCAAGAGCAACGGCGCAGCTGGGATTTTTGGTAGTTCTACTTTGGAAACTCCAAAATCGGGTGGCTTCTCGGGTTTCTTCAGTCAGCCGAAAGATTCTCCCCAAGCAGAGTCCACGGCGGAGCAGGCGACACCCAATATCAAGTTGGAGGAAGAAGCGAGCAAGCCTTCCAAGCCGGAGGTTGCGTCGCTCACCTCGGGTATTTCAACAACCCCGAAACCTCTTGCGACAACTCGTGATGCTGATATACCGAAAGTGATAGACGATGCACCCCTACCCCCTGACTTTACCAAGCTGTCAAAGCCTGCTGTGCCGGATGCTCCATTGCCCCCTGATTTCGGCGCCGGGTTGAGCGAGTCGGAGCCGGAAGCGGACGATGCACCACTGCCGCCCGATTTTATTATCCCCAAAGCACCTTCGAGGGGGCGATCTGACATCCCTGTCATTCCTGAAGGCGCCGAAAGCGACAGTGACCTTGGAGAAGACAACGCATCCGAAGGCAGCGGAGTCGATGTTGCACAAGATCTGAGCCCTAGCACGGACGGTCCCTCGCCTACGCCAGGCTTCAGCGTTCAAAGCTCTTTTGACGATCGTGGAGGCAAGTCAACGACGGATGGATCAAAGCCACTCTTTGGCAGAATCAGTCGAAACGCACCTGTATTCCCTCTGCCCAGTGCCACCAGCCCGCGGTCGCCGAGTCCGTTGCGGGGTGCCGTATCACAGCGAGTTATCAGATCTGATGCGACGCGGTCGGTCAGTGCTCCCGGTATGGCATCACAAATCCTGGGATCCAAGAAGCCACTTTCACAGCTCGGCGCGTCAATCGTCAGCAAGGAGAAGCTGGCGCATGCCGAGGACCAGTTCCTCATTCAGCATCGAAAGCTTAAGGAGCGtcaggaggcggaggaggctcAGCCGCTGGTTgatgaagaagacgacgaggtgcAAAAGGTTCTCGCGTCGGAAGTCGAAGGTACGCTGGACTTGGATGAGTTCATCGCGCATTCCAACGTCGCTCCGCCCGCGAAGGACAGCATACCCTCACAGGTGGAAGCGGTTTATCGTGATATCAACTCGATGATCGATACCCTGGGCCTGAACTCGCGAGCCGTCAAGGCCTTCACCAAGGGCCACCTGGAAAATATCAAGAAGGAGGGTCGGACAAAAGATGACCTGGAAGACCCTGATGATTGGGTCATGTGCGAGGGTTCAGAGTTGGGCGAGGTTCTGGACAACGACCTGCACAACGACCTGGAAGACGGGCGCGTGCAGGATCTGGACGATAAGCAAGACGCCTGCCAAGATGTGGCCCGAGATATGCAACGGCTGAGGGCCAAGCAGGAAGACCTGAAACGAGTCATCATGACTCGGTTGGATCCTGGCCAGGCTGACGTTGCCCGCTCGCTACCTCTCAGTGCCGAGCAGGCCGCGCAGCAGAACGAGCTCCGGCGAGAATTCACCAACTTTGCGCGACTGCTGGCTCAAGCTGAAGAAGCCTTGACGCTCCTCAAGACGAGGCTGGCGTCTTGTACGGGCACCACAGGGCGCGCCAACGCCAACGCGCCCACTGTCGAGGCCGTGATGCGGACTATTTCCAAGATGACATCGATGGCAGAGAAGCGGAGCGGAGACATCGATGTGCTAGAGACGCAAGTGCGGACGATGCGCCTTGGGTCCATCAGCCGTGAGGGGTCTCCGATGGTGACGCCGCAACCTAGGAGGAGCATCATGATGTCGCCTGagtcgacgccatcgcgcACATTGCGCCAAAGTCTGTCCGGGAGCGTCATGTCTTTGGGTCCGGGGGGAGGCAGGACTTCGACACCGCGGAAGAAAGCGAGTGGGTTCAGCaaggaggaaaaggacgAGTTGATGGGGAAGAAGGCGCGACGACAAGCTATCTTGGCAAAATTCAAGAGCAGCGTGGAAAAGAAAGGCGTTAGTGTTTGGAACATGGAGGACATTGAATAA
- a CDS encoding proteasome subunit beta type 7 precursor, whose product MPGFDFSNYNRNAALHAKGVPLPRATSTGTTIVGCIFDGGVVIAADTRATSGPIVADKNCEKLHYISPHIWCAGAGTAADTEFTTALISSQLELHSLSTGRKPRVVTCMTLLKQHLFRYQGHIGAYLVVAGCDPTGTHLFTVHAHGSTDKLPYVTMGSGSLAAMSVFETQWKPHLTQDEAVKLTSDAILAGIFNDLGSGSNVDVAIITQEKTTLKRNYIKPNEKSAKLQSYAFPKGTTAVLNEKIIKKNEIGRYVSVQEVPVESERMDVDS is encoded by the exons ATGCCGGGCTTCGACTTCTCCAACTACAACCGCAATGCGGCCCTCCACGCCAAAGGAGTGCCTCTCCCCAGGGCgaccagtaccggcacgACGATTGTCGGATGCATAttcgatggcggcgtcgtg ATCGCAGCGGACACCCGCGCCACCTCGGgccccatcgtcgccgacaagaaCTGCGAGAAGTTGCATTACATCTCCCCCCATATCTGGTGCGCTGGAGCCGGCACTGCCGCCGACACCGAGTTCACCACAGCCCTCATCTCCTCCCAGCTCGAGCTGCACTCCCTATCGACGGGCCGCAAGCCCCGTGTGGTCACCTGCATGACCCTCCTGAAGCAGCATCTCTTCCGCTACCAGGGCCACATTGGCGCCtatctcgtcgtcgccggctgcgACCCCACGGGCACGCACCTCTTTACCGTCCACGCCCACGGCAGCACCGACAAGCTGCCGTACGTAACCATGGGTAGCGGTAGTCTGGCCGCCATGTCCGTCTTTGAGACGCAGTGGAAGCCTCATCTGACACAGGACGAAGCCGTCAAGCTGACGAGCGATGCCATTTTGGCTGGCATCTTCAACGATCTTGGATCGGGCTCGAATGTTGACGTGGCTATCATCACACAGGAGAAGACGACGCTCAAAAGAAACTACATCAAGCCCAACGAGAAGAGTGCGAAGCTGCAGAGTTACGCATTCCCCAAGGGTACAACGGCCGTGCTCAACGAGAAGATTATTAAGAAGAATGAGATTGGGAGATATGTCAGCGTGCAAGAGGTTCCCGTTGAAAGCGAGCGTATGGATGTCGACAGCTAG
- a CDS encoding Tetratricopeptide-like helical: protein MADRPSLLGLRANSNNSATPASKVLRSPRMHIAGEAPPELSPLDAFALQSRLLAKQLQESNKGGNRISRLPPLTMESPLVQQGRSDYFRSMSYETPSEIGEPLDPEPSGLGQRTVEEAFTPEERPRSMHPRMSRIPLASEDPMSVPALPPRHTRNVSRGSSRGRHLDQVEEEKYMFGPRQERSPSPMHSDNQSQSGKRPHEQSPGRKYDSLLPSASLHSVSTSSFPEKSNQESFDTLGLAPPRALFPRRPSSIVSSMPTDDEAAASMSGSFHSTNSVPARKLSSGSAALGNATAPPAIGSFQRSASVASDSSGLPRPSFNFSRPLSRSGTPGLDNVPTRQASCDSHPSFILADESANTPVSMHSEAFTDQAGDNARPVSSSYIYSKFALPRGKSLHRSEPSENQRQRSPPWEQPAVMAGNDRRPPLGAPPSPPTRPTSSSSRPALDDSLSVLSNPARQSMDGTKKSMESSARAFMGHPSPNPSRPSTEMSPRSDDVPRGRRLRSPPHDAVAIGKAPASAGAGDTATPLRPSPTIRSIAPSASEMSAEEHLEKGIECHENGSLNESTYHLRHAAKQSHPTAMLLYALACRHGWGMRANQKEGVQWLRKAAEYASIEIADDQGRAREGKPANFLESKTRKAQFALSIYELGVSHMNGWGIEQDKALALRCFEIAGVWGDVDALAEAGFCYAQGIGTKKDLKKSAKFYRMAEAKGMSMVGNSWIHKSKYSDDKNDSKDKSKKKSRSKSRTRTMFGFKSGS, encoded by the exons ATGGCGGATCGCCCGAGTCTGTTGGGCCTGCGGGCCAACTCCAACAACTCGGCCACGCCAGCCTCCAAAGTCTTGCGATCACCCCGAATGCACATCGCTGGCGAAGCGCCCCCCGAGCTGTCGCCCTTGGATGCCTTTGCGCTGCAAAGTCGGCTGCTTGCCAAGCAGCTGCAGGAGAGCAACAAGGGCGGGAACAGGATAAGCCGGCTGCCCCCGCTCACCATGGAGAGTCCCTTGGTGCAGCAGGGTCGTTCAGACTATTTCCGGTCCATGTCGTACGAAACGCCGTCGGAAATAGGCGAACCCCTCGATCCAGAGCCGTCCGGGTTGGGCCAGAGGACGGTTGAGGAAGCGTTCACGCCGGAAGAAAGACCCAGGTCGATGCACCCACGCATGAGCCGCATCCCGTTGGCATCCGAGGACCCCATGTCCGTGCCGGCCCTTCCGCCACGACACACCCGCAATGTGTCGAGAGGATCTTCCAGGGGCAGGCACCTAGAccaggtcgaggaggaaaagTACATGTTCGGTCCCCGCCAGGAACGTTCACCGTCGCCCATGCATAGCGACAACCAGTCTCAGTCCGGCAAGCGGCCGCATGAACAATCGCCCGGCCGCAAGTACGATTCCTTGCTACCGTCCGCCTCGCTCCACAGCGTCTCAACCTCCTCCTTTCCCGAGAAATCGAACCAGGAATCCTTCGAtaccctcggcctcgcccccCCGCGTGCCCTGTTTCCGAGGCGTCCATCCAGCATCGTGTCTTCTATgcccaccgacgacgaggcggccgccagcATGTCTGGCTCCTTCCACTCCACAAactcggtgccggcgaggaagctaTCGTCCGGCAGCGCTGCCTTGGGCAACGCAACGGCGCCTCCCGCCATCGGCTCGTTCCAACGGTCGGCGTCAGTTGCCTCCGACTCATCAGGCTTGCCAAGGCCGTCTTTTAACTTCTCGAGGCCTCTCAGCCGGTCTGGCACCCCGGGCCTGGATAACGTGCCGACCAGGCAAGCTTCCTGCGACAGTCATCCGTCCTTCATACTGGCTGATGAATCTGCCAACACGCCCGTGAGCATGCACAGCGAGGCGTTCACGGACCAGGCAGGAGACAACGCGCGGCCTGTCTCCAGCTCATACATTTATTCCAAGTTCGCCCTGCCCAGAGGCAAATCCCTTCACCGATCAGAACCGTCCGAGAACCAACGTCAAAGGTCTCCGCCGTGGGAGCAGCCCGCCGTGATGGCTGGTAACGACCGCCGACCGCCCCTGGGCGCGCCGCCATCACCGCCTACTCGGCCAACAAGCTCCTCTTCGAGACCGGCTCTTGACGATTCCTTGAGCGTGTTGAGCAACCCGGCTCGGCAGTCGATGGACGGGACCAAGAAGAGCATGGAGAGTTCGGCGCGTGCTTTCATGGGCCACCCTTCGCCGAACCCCAGCCGGCCATCTACAGAAATGAGCCCACGGTCCGATGACGTCCCAaggggccgccgcctccgttCGCCACCGCATGACGCCGTGGCAATCGGCAAGGCGCCCGCGtctgccggtgccggcgacaCGGCCACGCCTTTGCGACCTTCGCCCACCATCCGCTCAATCGCTCCCTCGGCGTCCGAAATGTCTGCGGAGGAGCATTTGGAAAAGGGCATAGAGTGTCACGAGAACGGCTCCTTGAATGAATCCACCTACCATCTTCGACATGCCGCAAAGCAAAGTCACCCTACAGCTATGCTTCTCTACGCCCTAGCCTGCCGGCACGGCTGGGGCATGCGAGCGAACCAGAAGGAAGGTGTGCAGTGGCTGAGAAAGGCTGCCGAATACGCCAGCATCGAGATCGCCGACGACCAAGGCCGAGCCAGGGAAGGGAAACCAGCAAACTTTCTCGAGAGCAAAACACGCAAGGCTCAGTTTGCGCTGAGCATTTATGAACTAGGCGTCAGTCACATGAATGGCTGGGGCATAGAGCAAGACAAGGCTCTCGCGCTTCGCTGTTTCGAAATCGCCGGCG TTTGGGGCGATGttgacgccctcgccgaggccggcttCTGCTACGCGCAAGGTATCGGCACCAAGAAGGACCTTAAAAAGAGCGCCAAATTCTATCGAATGGCAGAGGCGAAAGGGATGAGCATGGTTGGAAATAGCTG GATTCACAAATCAAAGTACAGCGATGACAAGAATGATTCGAAAGACAAGAGCAAGAAGAAGTCCAGGAGCAAGTCTCGCACGCGGACAATGTTCGGCTTCAAGTCTGGTTCTTGA
- a CDS encoding endoplasmic reticulum-Golgi intermediate compartment protein, whose product MTPRSRFTRLDAFTKTVDEARIRTTSGGVITIISLIVVVVLSWGEWLDYRRIEIHPELVVDKGRGERMDIHLNITFPKVPCELISLDVMDVSGEQQHGVAHGVNKVRLQPQSQGGGIIDVKSLALHDETAKHMDPNYCGECYGATAPATATKANCCNTCSEVREAYSAEGWAFGRGEGVEQCEREHYAEKLDRERAEGCRIEGGLQVNKVVGNFHLAPGRSFSNGNMHVHDLKNYWDVPEGQSHDFTHTIHQLRFGPQLPEHVKQKLGSAKSTPWTNHHLNPLDGVVQETNDSNFNYMYFVKIVPTSYLPLGWDRDLQRIPGMTDSSDDGSIETHQYSVTSHKRSLSGGTDAEEGHAERQHSRGGIPGVFFSYDISPMKVINREEQPKTFLGFLAGLCAIVGGTLTVAAAVDRGLFEGATRLKKMRSKDQ is encoded by the exons ATGACGCCCAGATCCAGGTTCACACGGCTCGATGCCTTCACCAAGACGGTCGATGAGGCGCGAAtccggacgacgagcggcggtGTCATCACAATCATCTCGctgatcgtcgtcgtcgtcctctcctGGGGAGAATGGTTGGACTATCGTCGAATCGAGATACACCCTGAGCTGGTGGTAGACAAGGGCCGAG GAGAGCGCATGGATATCCACCTCAACATCACCTTCCCCAAAGTGCCCTGCGAGCTGATCAGCCTCGACGTCATGGATGTTTctggcgagcagcagcacggcGTGGCCCACGGAGTCAACAAGGTCCGGCTCCAACCTCAATCCCAGGGAggcggcatcatcgacgTGAAATCTCTCGCCCTccacgacgagacggcgaaGCACATGGACCCCAACTACTGCGGCGAATGCTACGGCGCtacggcgccggcaacggcgacaaaggccaaCTGCTGCAACACCTGCTCCGAGGTTCGCGAGGCCTACTCGGCCGAAGGTTGGGCCTTCGGCaggggcgagggcgtcgagcagTGCGAGCGGGAGCATTACGCCGAGAAGCTGGACCGCGAGAGAGCCGAGGGTTGCCGTATCGAGGGTGGCCTGCAGGTGAACAAGGTCGTCGGCAACTTTCATCTTGCGCCCGGCCGCAGCttcagcaacggcaacatgCACGTCCATGACCTCAAGAACTACTGGGACGTGCCCGAAGGCCAGTCGCACGATTTCACCCACACCATCCACCAGCTCCGCTTCGGACCTCAGCTGCCGGAGCACGTCAAGCAGAAGTTGGGCAGCGCCAAGTCGACGCCCTGGACGAACCACCATCTCAatccgctcgacggcgtcgttcAGGAGACCAACGACTCCAACTtcaactacatgtactttgtcaAGATCGTCCCGACCTCGTACCTGCCTCTCGGGTGGGACAGAGACCTGCAGCGGATCCCCGGCATGACCGAcagctccgacgacggcagcatcgAGACGCACCAGTACTCGGTCACGAGCCACAAGAGGAGTCTCAGCGGAGGGACCGACGCGGAGGAAGGGCATGCCGAGCGACAGCATTCGCGGGGAGGCATACCCGGCGTCTTCTTCTCCTAC GACATCTCCCCGATGAAGGTCATCAATCGGGAGGAGCAGCCCAAGACTTTCCTCGGGTTCCTCGCCGGGCTctgcgccatcgtcggcggcaccctcaccgtcgccgccgccgtcgaccgaggACTGTTCGAAGGCGCGACGCGGCTCAAGAAGATGCGGTCCAAGGATCAGTGA
- a CDS encoding RNA recognition motif containing protein — protein MSTRPPSRVVFVGNIPYGLSEEQITDIFSSAGKVERFRLVYDSESGRPKGFGFADYPDTDSAASAVRNLNDYEIMGRKLRVDFSNEQRSGDDDNHPASSATNPPAVNSSGLASYGSQASSLPTLPAGKEIPSGLTCTDAISRTLNTLPPSQLLDILGQMKALASSDPQRATELLQQAPQLTYAVFQALLLMGLVSPEAIQSVSEPGAPQTQQPVASFPTIPGYPAANNTPPVGAVPYAPPPAQAQPYGAPAPQPVAGPDTDALLRQVMELPQSQIDLLPEAERQQILALRASYIGQQRR, from the exons ATGTCGACCAGGCCACCGTCCCGCGTCGTTTTTGTCGGCAACATTCCCTACG GCTTGTCCGAGGAGCAGATCACCGATATCTTCTCCAGTGCCGGAAAAGTCGAGCGCTTCCGCCTTGTCTATGACTCCGAGTCCGGCCGTCCCAAGGGATTCGGCTTTGCAGACTATCCCGACACAG ACTCGGCCGCTTCTGCTGTACGCAACCTAAATGACTACGAAATCATGGGTCGGAAACTTCGCGTCGACTTTTCGAACGAGCAAAGgagcggtgacgatgacaaCCACCCG gcttcctcggcgacaAACCCGCCCGCAGTGAACAGCAGCGGCTTAGCGTCGTATGGATCCCAAGCGAGCTCTCTGCCTACGCTTCCAGCTGGCAAGGAGATCCCCTCAGGTCTGACGTGTACGGATGCCATCTCCCGAACCCTCAACACCCTCCCCCCATCCCAGCTGCTAGATATTCTTGGTCAAATGAAGGCGCTCGCTTCATCCGATCCCCAGAGAGCGACCGAGCTTCTCCAGCAAGCCCCTCAGCTCACCTACGCCGTTTTCCAAGCCCTATTGCTCATGGGCCTCGTCTCTCCCGAGGCCATTCAATCAGTCTCCGAGCCCGGTGCGCCCCAAACACAACAACCCGTCGCCAGCTTTCCCACAATACCCGGTTACCCGGCCGCCAACAACACACCCCCAGTTGGTGCCGTGCCATACGCACCACCCCCAGCACAAGCGCAGCCTTATGGCGCACCCGCGCCTCAACCTGTGGCCGGGCCGGACACAGATGCTCTACTACGACAGGTCATGGAGCTTCCTCAGTCGCAGATCGATTTACTCCccgaggcagagaggcagcAAATTCTCGCACTCAGGGCGTCATATATTGGTCAGCAGCGGAGGTGA